Proteins from a single region of Belliella baltica DSM 15883:
- a CDS encoding glycosyltransferase → MFFSVIIPVYNRPNEIKDLLQSLILQDYNKFEVVIVEDGSEINCKDVVDEFNNRLEIQYFYISNVGQGFARNFGMERAKGDFFVLFDSDCIIPQSFLFNLSKAIQQRNLDAYGGPDTADSNFSFLQKAMNYSMTSVLTTGGIRGKLKDKSKYQARGYNMGLSKAAFLKSKGFVDPNRGEDIELSIRLKKLGFKLELVEDAYVYHNRKNTLLSFFKQGFSFGQNRINVSRYHSEALKIVHFMPMAFLFLWFALALAVFVLPLTNYFLIAGILIFAVWKIAIFLHASLQYKSVLIGFLSIITSFGQLSAYGMGLMTEGLKKIFKG, encoded by the coding sequence ATGTTCTTTTCAGTTATCATACCTGTTTATAACAGACCTAACGAGATTAAAGATCTCCTTCAAAGTCTTATCCTACAGGATTACAATAAATTCGAAGTGGTAATTGTCGAAGATGGTTCAGAGATTAATTGCAAGGATGTTGTAGATGAATTTAATAATAGATTAGAAATTCAATATTTCTATATCTCGAACGTAGGACAAGGTTTCGCTAGAAATTTTGGAATGGAAAGAGCTAAGGGAGATTTTTTTGTATTATTTGACTCCGATTGTATTATTCCTCAAAGCTTTCTTTTCAACCTTTCGAAAGCAATTCAGCAAAGAAATCTTGATGCATATGGAGGTCCTGACACAGCAGATAGTAATTTTTCATTTCTTCAGAAAGCAATGAATTATAGCATGACATCTGTTCTCACCACAGGAGGAATTCGGGGTAAACTAAAAGATAAAAGCAAATATCAAGCTCGTGGATATAACATGGGTCTTTCAAAAGCTGCATTTTTAAAATCCAAGGGTTTCGTTGATCCAAATAGAGGTGAAGATATCGAATTGAGTATTCGACTTAAGAAGCTAGGATTTAAGCTTGAACTTGTTGAAGATGCTTATGTATATCATAACCGAAAAAACACATTGTTGAGCTTTTTCAAGCAGGGATTTTCTTTCGGTCAGAATAGGATCAATGTAAGTAGGTATCATTCGGAAGCTCTGAAGATAGTGCATTTTATGCCAATGGCTTTTTTGTTCTTGTGGTTCGCCTTGGCATTGGCTGTTTTTGTTCTACCACTTACTAATTATTTTCTAATCGCTGGAATTTTGATTTTTGCAGTTTGGAAAATTGCAATATTTCTTCACGCCTCATTGCAATATAAATCAGTTTTGATCGGTTTTCTTTCGATTATAACTTCGTTTGGTCAGTTGAGTGCTTACGGAATGGGACTGATGACAGAAGGTCTTAAAAAAATATTCAAAGGCTAG
- a CDS encoding class I SAM-dependent methyltransferase produces MKSLVSFVIRYIPRKYLQLVSHFFLRLIAFFYKGENVSCNVCEQKFRKFLPYGRKARENALCPHCLALERHRLMWLFLQEKTNFFTSPLKVLHIAPELCFIDRMDSLSNLEYITGDIESPLAKVKMDVHQIPFEDCSFDVVFCNHVMEHVEDDILACKEINRVLKKDGWGIIQSPVYDLENTLEDKTITNPAERERIFGQRDHVRKYGKDYAKRLSASGLIVKEDHYVKSLDETIIQKYALPKNEIIFYCTKG; encoded by the coding sequence ATGAAATCCTTAGTCAGTTTCGTCATTAGATACATCCCTAGAAAATACCTACAACTAGTATCTCATTTTTTTTTACGCCTAATAGCATTCTTTTACAAAGGGGAAAATGTGAGTTGCAATGTTTGTGAACAAAAGTTCAGGAAATTTCTACCTTATGGCCGAAAAGCCAGAGAAAACGCCTTGTGCCCTCATTGCCTAGCATTAGAAAGGCATAGACTTATGTGGTTATTTTTACAGGAAAAAACCAATTTCTTCACTTCGCCTCTAAAAGTACTTCATATTGCGCCAGAACTTTGTTTTATTGATAGAATGGACTCTCTTTCAAACTTGGAATACATAACTGGAGATATTGAATCTCCTCTAGCTAAGGTTAAAATGGACGTGCATCAAATACCATTTGAAGACTGTTCATTTGATGTGGTTTTCTGTAACCATGTAATGGAACATGTAGAAGACGATATTTTAGCTTGCAAAGAAATTAATCGAGTGCTAAAAAAAGACGGATGGGGGATCATCCAATCTCCTGTTTACGATCTAGAAAATACATTAGAAGACAAGACCATTACAAATCCTGCTGAGAGAGAGCGTATATTTGGACAAAGAGATCATGTAAGAAAATACGGCAAAGATTACGCAAAGAGGCTAAGTGCATCAGGTTTAATTGTCAAAGAAGATCACTATGTGAAATCATTGGATGAAACGATTATTCAAAAATACGCCCTCCCCAAAAATGAAATTATCTTTTATTGCACCAAAGGCTAG
- a CDS encoding efflux RND transporter periplasmic adaptor subunit yields the protein MKNKKIYIGIVVVLLLMIVIWKFFSGSSSEGFDIMADVKKGDFRVEITSSGELEALKSVEVLGPLEARRFRVNNITIESMVDEGTVVKQGDLIAELDKSEMFGRIEDRRIELDQSRAQYEQIQLDTSLVLRQERDNMINLEYIVQERKLVLEQSQFEPPAIIKQNGYNVEKAIRDLEQANDRYKVKILQEKARMAEVAARVREYENELAQMQEVLEKFTVRAPQNGMVIYQSGRGGKVKEGSQISAWNPVVATLPDLSRMRSVTYINEVDIRKIKVGQKVEIGLDAFPDKRLTGTVTRVANIGQQRPNSDAKVFEVMVEVNESDPTLRPAMTTSNTIIVNKVENVMHVPLEAVNVHNDSINYVFLKNGVKQEVLLGMANLNDIIIESGLNEGDRVFLSTPEFAKDAPVKLLPELNGKRIEIYNEAAGIKAEEEKDAPNQTRRRGNQ from the coding sequence ATGAAAAATAAAAAAATATATATAGGGATAGTAGTGGTTTTGCTACTTATGATAGTCATCTGGAAGTTTTTTTCGGGATCCTCTAGCGAAGGTTTTGATATCATGGCAGACGTAAAAAAAGGAGATTTTAGAGTAGAAATTACAAGTTCGGGAGAATTAGAAGCTTTGAAGTCAGTTGAGGTTTTAGGTCCTTTAGAGGCAAGAAGATTTAGAGTGAATAATATCACGATTGAGAGTATGGTGGATGAGGGTACAGTTGTTAAACAAGGTGATTTGATAGCTGAGTTGGATAAATCTGAAATGTTCGGGAGAATAGAAGATAGACGAATAGAACTAGATCAAAGTAGGGCTCAATATGAACAAATTCAACTTGATACATCTCTTGTCCTACGTCAGGAAAGAGACAATATGATCAATTTGGAATATATTGTTCAAGAGCGCAAATTGGTTTTAGAGCAATCTCAATTTGAGCCACCTGCAATTATAAAGCAGAATGGATATAATGTAGAAAAGGCAATTCGTGATTTAGAGCAAGCTAATGATCGATATAAAGTAAAAATTCTTCAAGAAAAAGCAAGAATGGCAGAAGTAGCTGCCCGGGTTAGAGAGTATGAGAACGAGTTGGCTCAAATGCAAGAAGTCTTAGAAAAATTCACAGTTAGAGCTCCTCAAAATGGGATGGTAATATACCAATCTGGAAGAGGAGGGAAAGTAAAGGAAGGTTCTCAAATCAGCGCTTGGAACCCAGTTGTGGCGACACTTCCAGATCTTTCAAGAATGAGAAGTGTAACTTATATCAATGAAGTAGATATAAGAAAAATTAAAGTTGGTCAAAAAGTAGAAATTGGTCTAGACGCATTTCCTGACAAAAGACTCACTGGAACGGTTACAAGAGTAGCTAATATAGGTCAGCAAAGACCAAATTCAGATGCAAAAGTTTTTGAAGTTATGGTGGAAGTGAATGAAAGCGACCCAACCTTAAGGCCGGCAATGACTACAAGTAATACAATCATAGTAAATAAAGTTGAAAACGTGATGCATGTTCCTTTAGAGGCTGTAAATGTTCATAACGACAGTATTAATTATGTTTTTCTCAAAAATGGAGTTAAACAAGAGGTTTTGTTAGGTATGGCAAACCTCAATGATATCATTATCGAAAGTGGTTTAAATGAAGGGGATAGAGTATTTTTATCAACTCCTGAATTTGCAAAAGATGCTCCTGTAAAATTGTTGCCAGAGCTCAATGGCAAAAGGATTGAAATTTATAATGAAGCTGCTGGCATCAAGGCGGAAGAGGAAAAAGACGCTCCGAATCAGACTAGAAGAAGGGGGAATCAGTGA
- a CDS encoding ABC transporter permease — protein sequence MKKPYINERLLANFSIALEAVIANRLRSFLTALGIIFGVAAVIAMMAIGNGAQQEILEQIKLVGVNNIVIEPISEQFEEDLSEESDLGKEKRKFSPGLRLIDIKAIETNIPGIAKISPEIVLETNIVYGGIRRSAKLVGIKPAYFDVLDFKLGEGRLFSESNEIKGDPVCIIGKGVQRKFFPKENPIGRKIKSGNQWLEIIGIMEERFVSEQSISKLGIRDFNMDVYIPIQSMLVRFKNRDLVTGFDLEEESGSQNPNYHQIDKLVIQVSESESLNPTAEVISKLLSRSHNGVVDFEITIPELLLKQQQRTQNIFNIVLGAIAGISLLVGGIGIMNIMLASVMERIKEIGLRLSLGAKKSDIVNQFLFESIMISVSGGLIGVILGVVLAYLVSVFGDFPTVVSFTSIVLSFGVAATVGLIFGIAPAQKAASQDPITSLRYE from the coding sequence GTGAAAAAGCCGTACATAAATGAACGATTATTAGCAAATTTCTCGATTGCACTAGAGGCTGTAATTGCAAATAGATTGAGGTCTTTTTTGACAGCTCTAGGAATTATCTTTGGTGTAGCTGCTGTGATTGCCATGATGGCAATTGGAAATGGAGCTCAACAAGAGATCTTAGAACAAATCAAATTGGTTGGAGTAAATAATATCGTTATTGAACCAATTAGCGAGCAGTTTGAAGAAGACCTAAGCGAAGAGTCTGATCTAGGAAAGGAAAAAAGAAAATTTTCCCCTGGTTTGAGACTGATTGATATCAAGGCTATTGAAACAAATATCCCAGGAATAGCGAAAATAAGCCCTGAAATTGTTTTAGAAACTAATATAGTTTATGGGGGTATAAGAAGATCGGCCAAATTGGTTGGGATTAAGCCAGCCTATTTCGATGTGTTGGATTTTAAATTAGGTGAAGGGAGACTTTTTAGTGAATCAAATGAAATCAAAGGTGATCCAGTTTGTATTATAGGGAAAGGTGTACAAAGGAAGTTTTTTCCAAAAGAGAATCCCATTGGTAGAAAAATTAAAAGTGGAAATCAATGGCTCGAAATAATAGGAATCATGGAGGAACGCTTTGTTTCAGAGCAAAGTATTTCTAAGCTAGGAATCAGAGATTTTAATATGGACGTTTATATTCCAATTCAAAGTATGTTGGTCAGGTTTAAAAATAGAGACCTTGTTACAGGATTTGATTTGGAAGAAGAATCTGGATCACAAAATCCAAATTATCATCAAATCGATAAACTTGTGATACAGGTCTCCGAAAGTGAATCATTAAACCCAACAGCAGAAGTAATTTCTAAGCTTTTGTCTCGAAGTCATAATGGCGTCGTTGACTTTGAAATTACTATTCCAGAGCTTCTTTTGAAGCAGCAACAGCGAACCCAAAATATCTTTAATATTGTCCTTGGGGCGATAGCAGGTATTTCATTGTTAGTTGGTGGAATAGGGATTATGAATATCATGCTAGCTTCTGTGATGGAAAGAATAAAAGAAATCGGCCTAAGGCTTTCGTTGGGAGCAAAAAAATCCGATATTGTCAACCAGTTTCTTTTCGAATCCATCATGATCAGTGTTTCGGGTGGTTTGATAGGAGTGATACTTGGGGTAGTATTGGCCTATTTAGTCTCTGTTTTTGGAGATTTCCCTACAGTAGTATCTTTTACTTCTATCGTGCTATCCTTTGGAGTTGCTGCGACTGTGGGTTTGATTTTCGGAATTGCACCTGCCCAAAAGGCAGCAAGTCAGGATCCAATAACTTCTTTAAGATATGAATAG
- a CDS encoding TolC family protein, with amino-acid sequence MNRKLTLCILVLGIYLSTNHAVFSQQQLEYTLEEIVARAKSQSPAALSAETRKENRFWQYRLFRSNYNPQLRIGGTIPGFRQTFNNVEQPDGTFIPREIRQNLMDFEVGLQQEIAATGGTISVNSSTNRFDNFIAPPGTPQTQWTGVPVNIRLSQPIFNFNRLKWDKKIEPLRFEESKREYVEEMEGISRIVSSLFFDYLDAQVNLDIATKNLRNFEDIYKIEQGRYNIGTTYEDKLLQVRLQVLQAQQQLAQAKLDMEERSLRLKSYIGLNETTDLVLVPPAIIPSFDVPVNEALERAYENRAEALGFNRRRIEADAEIARARGQRFDMSINASYGLNNAGLEWRDIYSDPNRQTLVSLGFFIPVLDWGRNKARMGQAQASKKLIDYTLDQEIINFEQEIFTKVKNFQMLKDRMEITKLSDEVADKRYEISLQRYQSGNVTITDLNIAQQEKDSNRRAFIQSLRDYWTAYYEMRELTLYDFENKKLLYNEEID; translated from the coding sequence ATGAATAGAAAATTAACACTTTGCATTCTAGTATTAGGAATTTACCTTTCTACAAATCATGCAGTTTTTTCTCAACAACAATTAGAATATACGCTTGAGGAAATCGTCGCAAGAGCAAAAAGCCAATCACCAGCTGCATTAAGTGCAGAAACCAGAAAAGAAAATAGGTTTTGGCAGTATAGGTTATTTAGATCTAATTATAATCCTCAGTTAAGAATTGGAGGTACAATACCTGGTTTTAGACAGACTTTCAATAATGTTGAACAACCTGATGGTACATTTATTCCTCGTGAAATTAGACAAAATTTAATGGATTTTGAGGTTGGACTACAGCAGGAAATAGCTGCTACAGGGGGGACAATTTCTGTTAATTCTTCTACAAACAGGTTTGATAACTTTATAGCTCCTCCAGGAACACCCCAAACTCAATGGACAGGAGTTCCTGTGAATATAAGGCTTAGTCAACCGATATTTAATTTTAATAGACTTAAATGGGATAAAAAAATTGAGCCTTTGAGGTTTGAAGAAAGTAAAAGAGAGTATGTAGAGGAGATGGAAGGAATTAGTAGAATTGTCTCTTCCCTGTTTTTTGACTATCTAGACGCGCAAGTTAACTTGGATATTGCAACTAAAAACTTGAGAAATTTTGAAGATATTTACAAAATTGAGCAGGGGAGATATAATATTGGAACAACTTACGAAGATAAGTTACTTCAAGTAAGGCTACAAGTATTGCAAGCACAACAGCAATTAGCACAAGCGAAATTGGATATGGAAGAAAGGTCATTGAGATTAAAATCCTATATAGGACTTAATGAGACCACTGATTTAGTTTTAGTCCCACCTGCAATTATACCTTCATTTGATGTCCCAGTTAATGAAGCTCTAGAAAGGGCTTATGAAAATAGAGCTGAAGCATTGGGCTTTAATAGAAGAAGAATTGAAGCAGATGCTGAGATAGCGAGAGCAAGAGGTCAAAGATTTGATATGTCAATCAATGCTTCATATGGACTAAACAATGCAGGATTAGAATGGAGAGATATTTATTCAGATCCAAATAGACAAACTTTAGTGAGTTTGGGATTTTTCATTCCAGTTTTAGATTGGGGGAGAAACAAAGCAAGGATGGGTCAGGCACAAGCTTCAAAAAAATTAATTGACTATACTCTCGATCAAGAAATTATCAACTTTGAGCAGGAGATTTTTACAAAAGTGAAGAATTTCCAAATGTTAAAAGATAGAATGGAGATCACTAAACTTTCTGATGAAGTCGCGGATAAGAGATACGAGATCTCCCTTCAAAGATATCAAAGTGGAAATGTGACGATTACAGATTTGAACATTGCCCAGCAAGAAAAAGATTCAAACAGAAGAGCTTTTATCCAATCTCTAAGAGATTATTGGACGGCTTATTATGAAATGCGTGAGTTGACACTTTATGATTTTGAGAATAAGAAGTTATTATATAATGAAGAAATAGATTAA
- a CDS encoding Arc family DNA-binding protein — MAKKPFALRIDEKMMQAVEKWAEDEFRSTNGQIEWIIYEALKKAKRLQKLKDQDS; from the coding sequence ATGGCTAAAAAACCCTTTGCCCTAAGAATAGATGAAAAGATGATGCAGGCTGTGGAAAAATGGGCAGAAGATGAATTCCGTAGCACCAATGGACAGATCGAATGGATCATTTATGAAGCTTTGAAAAAAGCAAAAAGACTACAAAAGCTAAAGGACCAAGATTCTTAG
- a CDS encoding SPFH domain-containing protein — protein MEKIVKPFSGYLMVFVAIALIPATVFSFINEIYILGLPLGLGFILTLPGFFTLQPNKAMVLILFGAYKGTVKANGFFWVNPFMTKNKISLRVRNFENKPLKVNDKIGNPVMVGTIVVWQVEDTFKATFEVEDYENFIHLQSDAAVRKMAGKYPYDDFEAEDAEVTLRSGVEDVNHSLEAEISERLHHAGIKVIEARISHLAYAQEIASAMLQRQQATAIVAARRKIVDGAVGMVEMALEDLKLKGIVDFEEEKKAAMVSNLMVVLCSDRAASPVLNVGTLNQ, from the coding sequence ATGGAAAAAATCGTAAAACCCTTCTCTGGCTATTTGATGGTATTCGTGGCGATAGCCCTGATTCCAGCCACGGTATTTTCATTTATCAACGAGATTTATATTCTCGGGCTTCCCCTTGGTTTGGGATTTATCTTGACCCTTCCTGGCTTTTTTACACTTCAACCTAACAAAGCCATGGTTCTGATCTTATTCGGTGCCTACAAAGGAACTGTGAAAGCGAATGGTTTCTTTTGGGTCAATCCGTTTATGACCAAGAATAAAATATCTCTTCGTGTAAGAAATTTTGAAAACAAGCCTTTGAAAGTAAATGACAAAATCGGAAACCCGGTTATGGTAGGAACCATAGTAGTTTGGCAGGTTGAAGATACTTTCAAAGCCACTTTTGAAGTTGAAGATTACGAAAATTTCATACACTTACAGTCAGATGCCGCTGTAAGGAAAATGGCGGGCAAATATCCATATGATGATTTTGAAGCTGAAGATGCTGAGGTGACTTTACGTTCAGGGGTTGAGGATGTCAATCATTCTCTAGAAGCTGAAATTTCAGAACGCTTGCATCATGCGGGCATCAAAGTCATAGAGGCAAGAATTTCTCATCTTGCCTATGCACAAGAAATTGCCTCAGCTATGCTTCAGAGGCAGCAGGCAACAGCCATTGTGGCAGCGAGAAGGAAAATTGTAGATGGTGCTGTGGGTATGGTAGAGATGGCCTTAGAAGATTTGAAATTAAAAGGTATTGTAGATTTTGAAGAGGAGAAAAAGGCAGCTATGGTCAGCAACTTGATGGTGGTCTTGTGTTCGGATAGAGCTGCAAGCCCTGTGTTGAATGTAGGAACTTTGAATCAATAA
- a CDS encoding DUF255 domain-containing protein → MTKNTILFSLLFFVLAFHSFGQGVDFQSITIKEALKKAREENKHVFVMFGTTHCGYSMQAFFKLGNSKEVGEFMNDKFINVAYANPEGIKAKTMGELFEFSTSESFVKLENNEEVLFTNYFVSPNFLFLDPEGNITYFFTGSRKIEKRIMKAAQKGLNSEMQTPLLFRTYFNNKMYPKTKRSLRMLSEGMLVYHQLEMPENLDYSDPQSISWGDIILPKENQALATKHLENSLTKGDHYFNQFLAAVIYDKTGNPEKASVYAQNAINNYPKHWSKKKRELIDELLKTQFSLD, encoded by the coding sequence ATGACTAAAAACACAATTTTATTTAGCTTGCTTTTTTTTGTATTAGCTTTTCACTCTTTTGGACAAGGGGTAGATTTTCAGTCAATAACAATTAAAGAGGCTTTAAAGAAAGCTAGAGAAGAAAATAAACATGTCTTTGTAATGTTTGGCACAACTCATTGCGGGTATTCAATGCAGGCTTTTTTTAAATTGGGAAATAGTAAAGAAGTTGGAGAGTTTATGAATGATAAATTCATCAATGTAGCTTATGCTAACCCAGAAGGAATAAAAGCGAAGACAATGGGTGAGTTGTTTGAATTTTCTACGTCAGAATCTTTTGTTAAACTAGAAAATAATGAAGAGGTCTTGTTTACCAACTATTTTGTTTCTCCAAACTTCTTATTCCTAGATCCTGAAGGGAATATCACGTATTTTTTTACAGGCAGTAGAAAAATTGAAAAAAGAATCATGAAAGCAGCTCAAAAAGGGCTGAACTCAGAGATGCAAACACCTTTGTTATTTAGAACATATTTCAATAATAAAATGTATCCAAAAACTAAACGTTCTCTAAGAATGCTTTCTGAAGGGATGCTTGTCTACCATCAATTGGAGATGCCTGAAAATTTGGATTATTCAGATCCACAATCCATTTCTTGGGGTGATATCATTCTCCCGAAAGAAAATCAAGCACTTGCAACTAAGCATTTAGAAAATTCATTAACAAAAGGAGATCATTACTTTAATCAATTTTTAGCAGCTGTTATATACGACAAAACTGGAAATCCTGAAAAGGCATCTGTCTATGCCCAAAATGCAATCAATAATTATCCAAAACACTGGTCTAAGAAAAAAAGAGAATTGATAGATGAACTACTTAAAACTCAATTTTCTCTGGACTAA
- the fabG gene encoding 3-oxoacyl-[acyl-carrier-protein] reductase, translating to MGLLSGKTALITGASKGIGRAIAIRYAQEGANIAFTYLSSVEKGQALENELAAFGIKAKGYKSDASNFAAADELVNAVVSEFGGLDILINNAGITRDNLLMRMTEDAWDEVINVNLKSCFNTVKAATRTMMKAKAGSIINITSVVGIKGNAGQANYAASKSGIVGFTKSVALELGSRNIRCNAVAPGFIETEMTAVLDEKTVQGWRDAIPMKRGGQPEEVANACVFLGSDMSSYISGQVLQVDGAMLT from the coding sequence ATGGGATTACTAAGCGGAAAAACAGCTCTGATAACGGGAGCATCAAAAGGTATAGGAAGAGCCATTGCCATCAGATATGCACAAGAAGGTGCAAATATCGCCTTCACTTATTTGTCAAGTGTTGAAAAAGGACAAGCATTGGAGAATGAATTAGCGGCGTTTGGTATCAAAGCCAAAGGCTATAAATCTGATGCTTCCAACTTTGCTGCTGCTGATGAATTGGTGAATGCTGTAGTTTCTGAATTCGGTGGCTTGGATATTTTGATCAATAATGCAGGAATCACCAGAGATAACCTTTTGATGAGAATGACGGAAGATGCTTGGGACGAAGTGATCAATGTCAACCTCAAGTCTTGTTTCAACACTGTCAAAGCCGCTACGAGAACCATGATGAAAGCCAAAGCAGGCTCAATCATTAACATCACTTCTGTGGTAGGCATCAAGGGGAATGCAGGACAAGCAAACTATGCCGCTTCCAAATCTGGAATCGTAGGTTTTACAAAGTCAGTAGCGCTGGAATTAGGTTCTAGAAATATCAGATGTAATGCTGTAGCCCCAGGATTTATTGAAACAGAAATGACTGCTGTTCTTGACGAAAAGACTGTTCAGGGCTGGAGAGATGCAATTCCAATGAAGCGTGGCGGCCAACCTGAAGAAGTAGCAAATGCTTGTGTATTCTTAGGATCAGATATGAGTTCTTATATCTCAGGCCAAGTTCTTCAGGTAGATGGAGCGATGCTTACATAA
- a CDS encoding GxxExxY protein, producing MTENQISNFVIGKAIYIHRKLGPGLLESAYEKILAHELHKEGFEVESQVLLPVEWDGLNIGKAYRIDLLIERKVVIELKCVDEVSKVHFSQLLTYLKLSDFKLGLIINFKTDLLKKGIHRVVNGLKDDFEW from the coding sequence ATGACGGAGAACCAGATTTCGAATTTTGTCATTGGTAAAGCTATTTATATTCATCGAAAGCTTGGTCCTGGTTTGCTTGAAAGTGCTTATGAAAAAATTTTAGCGCATGAACTTCATAAGGAAGGTTTTGAAGTGGAATCACAAGTGTTATTACCAGTTGAGTGGGATGGATTGAATATTGGCAAAGCTTACAGGATTGATCTTTTAATAGAAAGAAAAGTAGTAATTGAATTAAAATGTGTAGATGAAGTTTCTAAAGTGCATTTTTCGCAATTATTGACTTATCTAAAACTTTCAGATTTTAAACTTGGGCTAATTATAAACTTCAAAACTGATTTGTTAAAAAAAGGAATTCATAGGGTAGTAAATGGATTAAAAGATGATTTTGAATGGTAA
- the lpdA gene encoding dihydrolipoyl dehydrogenase — MSSTKYDVIVVGTGPGGYVAAIRAAQLGLKTAVVEAAELGGICLNWGCIPTKALIKSAQVFEYINHAEDYGIKVKDAEVDFNAMIKRSRDVAGGMSKGIQFLLKKNKIDQLLGWGKVQPGKKVEVEDKDGKKTVYAADHIIIATGGRARELPALKIDNEKIIGYRKAMTLDSKPSKMVVVGSGAIGVEFAYVYNSIGVEVTIVEFLDRIVPNEDEEVSKALEKIYKKAGVKIMTSTEVTAVDTKGKGCKVTVKDKKGAESTIECDVVLSAVGVVSNVENIGLEDVGILVEKGKIKTDEFYKTNMPGYYAIGDVVAGPALAHVASAEGIICVEKIAGHHPEALDYNNIPGCTYCIPEISSVGYTEAQAKEAGYELKVGKFPFSASGKASAAGAKDGFVKLIFDAKYGELLGAHMIGANVTEMIAEIVAVRKLETTGMDLVKTVHPHPTMSEAVMEAAAAAYGEVIHL, encoded by the coding sequence ATGTCTTCAACGAAATATGATGTGATTGTAGTAGGTACCGGTCCAGGTGGGTATGTTGCGGCGATTCGTGCAGCACAACTGGGTCTTAAAACCGCAGTAGTAGAAGCTGCCGAATTAGGTGGAATTTGCTTGAACTGGGGTTGTATTCCTACCAAAGCATTAATAAAAAGTGCTCAAGTATTTGAATATATTAATCATGCGGAAGATTATGGAATCAAAGTGAAAGACGCTGAAGTGGATTTCAATGCCATGATCAAAAGAAGCCGTGATGTTGCCGGCGGAATGTCCAAAGGCATACAATTTTTGCTCAAAAAGAATAAAATCGATCAACTTTTAGGCTGGGGAAAAGTTCAGCCAGGTAAGAAAGTAGAGGTTGAAGATAAGGATGGTAAGAAGACTGTCTATGCTGCTGACCATATCATCATTGCTACTGGTGGTAGAGCTAGAGAACTTCCTGCTTTGAAGATTGACAATGAAAAAATCATCGGTTACAGAAAAGCAATGACCTTGGATTCAAAACCATCCAAAATGGTCGTTGTTGGTTCTGGTGCCATTGGAGTTGAGTTCGCATATGTTTATAATTCTATAGGTGTCGAAGTGACTATCGTAGAGTTTTTGGATAGAATCGTCCCTAACGAAGATGAAGAAGTATCTAAAGCTTTAGAGAAAATCTATAAAAAGGCAGGTGTCAAAATCATGACAAGCACAGAAGTGACTGCTGTAGATACCAAAGGAAAAGGCTGTAAAGTTACAGTAAAAGATAAAAAAGGTGCTGAATCTACTATAGAATGTGATGTTGTCCTTTCTGCAGTTGGCGTTGTTTCCAATGTTGAAAATATTGGATTGGAAGATGTTGGGATTTTGGTAGAAAAAGGTAAGATTAAAACTGACGAATTCTACAAAACCAATATGCCTGGTTATTATGCAATAGGCGATGTAGTAGCTGGTCCAGCATTGGCTCACGTAGCATCTGCAGAAGGTATTATTTGTGTGGAGAAAATAGCAGGTCACCATCCTGAAGCATTGGATTACAACAACATTCCTGGATGTACTTATTGTATTCCTGAGATTTCATCTGTTGGATATACAGAGGCGCAAGCTAAAGAAGCAGGATATGAATTGAAAGTTGGTAAATTCCCATTCTCAGCTTCTGGAAAAGCATCAGCTGCAGGAGCAAAAGATGGATTTGTTAAATTGATCTTTGATGCGAAGTATGGAGAGCTTCTTGGAGCACATATGATCGGAGCCAATGTGACCGAGATGATTGCTGAAATCGTAGCTGTAAGAAAACTAGAGACTACGGGAATGGATCTTGTGAAGACAGTTCACCCTCACCCAACCATGTCAGAAGCAGTGATGGAAGCCGCCGCTGCTGCCTATGGTGAAGTGATACATTTGTAA